In one Musa acuminata AAA Group cultivar baxijiao chromosome BXJ2-5, Cavendish_Baxijiao_AAA, whole genome shotgun sequence genomic region, the following are encoded:
- the LOC103986019 gene encoding palmitoyl-acyl carrier protein thioesterase, chloroplastic yields MVASMATSAFFPVPSSSSVASAKAPKPINEGPERLGIRGIVAKPASQSGAMEVKAQAQAIPKVNGTKVGLKAEAQTVEDDAPSAPRTFYNQLPDWSFLFAAITTIFLAAEKQFTLIDWKPRRPDMLADAFGLGKMMQDGLDFRQNFSIRSYEIGADRTASIETLMNHLQETALNHARSAGLLVDGFGSTPEMTKKNLIWVVTKMQVLVERYPSWEDVVGVDTWVASSGKNGMRRDWHVHDHRTGQTVLRATSVWVMMNKLTRRLSKIPEEVRAEIGPYFVDRDPIIDEDSRKVQKLEDNTADFIKRGLNPRWGDLDINQHVNNVKYIGWILESAPISILESHELAGMTLEYRRECGRDSVLQSLTAVSNHGSDGSPEAGIECQHLLRLESGAEIMRGRTKWRPKPAQDLQNMGPLPAGNT; encoded by the exons ATGGTGGCTTCCATGGCGACTTCGGCCTTCTTCCCTGTCCCGTCTTCTTCGTCTGTGGCCTCAGCAAAAGCACCAAAGCCCATCAATGAAGGCCCTGAGCGCTTGGGTATCCGAGGCATTGTTGCTAAGCCTGCCTCACAATCAGGGGCCATGGAGGTCAAGGCACAGGCCCAAGCAATTCCGAAGGTCAATGGTACCAAGGTCGGCCTGAAAGCTGAAGCTCAAACTGTCGAGGATGATGCTCCCTCGGCCCCAAGGACATTCTACAATCAGTTGCCAGACTGGAGCTTTCTTTTTGCTGCCATAACCACTATCTTCTTGGCAGCGGAGAAGCAGTTCACTCTTATTGACTGGAAGCCCAGGCGGCCTGACATGCTTGCTGATGCTTTTGGGCTCGGAAAGATGATGCAGGATGGACTAGACTTCAGGCAGAATTTCTCCATTCGGTCGTATGAGATAGGGGCAGATCGAACAGCTTCTATAGAGACTTTAATGAATCATCTACAG GAAACAGCGCTTAACCATGCAAGGAGTGCTGGGCTCCTGGTTGATGGCTTTGGTTCAACTCCTGAAATGACTAAGAAAAATTTGATTTGGGTAGTAACCAAGATGCAGGTCCTTGTAGAACGATATCCTTCCTG ggAAGATGTTGTGGGAGTAGATACATGGGTGGCTTCATCTGGGAAAAATGGGATGCGTCGTGATTGGCATGTGCATGATCATCGAACGGGCCAAACTGTTCTGCGAGCGACGAG TGTGTGGGTAATGATGAACAAACTGACTAGGAGACTGTCTAAAATTCCAGAGGAAGTTAGAGCAGAAATAGGACCGTATTTTGTGGATCGTGATCCTATTATAGATGAGGATAGCAGAAAGGTTCAGAAGCTTGAAGATAATACTGCTGATTTTATTAAAAGGGGGCTGAAT CCTCGATGGGGTGATTTGGATATCAATCAACATGTGAACAATGTAAAATATATTGGCTGGATCCTCGAG AGCGCACCGATCTCAATCCTAGAGAGCCATGAGCTTGCCGGCATGACCTTGGAGTACAGGAGGGAGTGTGGGAGAGACTCTGTGCTGCAATCACTCACTGCTGTCTCCAACCATGGTTCCGATGGTTCACCAGAGGCTGGCATCGAGTGCCAGCATCTTCTCCGGCTGGAAAGCGGGGCTGAGATTATGAGGGGTCGAACAAAGTGGAGGCCCAAACCTGCCCAGGATCTCCAAAACATGGGGCCACTTCCAGCTGGGAACACATGA
- the LOC135611608 gene encoding aldehyde dehydrogenase family 2 member C4-like yields the protein MSGSVRFFLSPLLIASSNYTILLNGRLQLLNHDQERGKIMMKYADLIEQHAEELAALECLDAGKLFFLNKMNDVPVASNLVRYYAGAADKIHGETLKLSGEFQGYTLREPIGVVGHIIPWNFPTIMFFFKVAPALAAGCTMLVKPAEQTPLTALYCAHLAKQVRNLISFSSFSQKSLRCYYITTSISQAGIPDGVLNVVTGFGATAGAAISSHMDVDKVSFTGSTEVGRLVMEAAARSNLKSVSLELGGKSPVIICDDADIDMAVELARTAIFYNKAWMGEICVAGSRVYVQEGIYDEFVRKIAESCKSWIVGDPFSPHVHQGPQVDRKQFEKVLRYIDHGRREGATILTGGKACGQKGFYIEPTIFTDVKESMLIAQDEIFGPVMSLMKFKTIEEAIERANDTRYGLAAGIVTKDINIANRLSRSIRAGIIWINCYLVFDNDCPFGGYKMSGFGRDNGMHALEKYLQVKSVVIPIYGSPWR from the exons ATGTCCGGCTCTGTACGTTTCTTCCTCTCCCCCCTCTTGATTGCTTCTTCGAACTATACCATCCTGCTAAATGGACGTCTGCAACTTCTCAATCATGACCAGGAAAGGGGGAAGATTATGATGAAATATGCAGACCTGATCGAGCAGCACGCAGAAGAACTGGCGGCACTCGAGTGCTTAGACGCAGGAAAGCTGTTCTTTCTCAATAAGATGAACGATGTCCCAGTAGCTTCGAACTTGGTCCGATACTACGCAGGGGCGGCGGACAAGATCCATGGCGAGACACTGAAGCTGTCAGGGGAGTTTCAGGGGTACACACTGCGGGAGCCCATCGGAGTAGTCGGCCACATCATCCCTTGGAATTTCCCTACCATCATGTTCTTCTTCAAGGTCGCCCCTGCCCTGGCCGCCGGCTGCACCATGCTCGTCAAGCCAGCAGAACAGACCCCACTCACAGCTCTCTACTGTGCCCACTTGGCCAAACAGGTGCGAAATCTGATATCATTCAGCTCTTTCTCACAGAAAAGTCTTCGATGCTACTACATAACGACGTCCATATCGCAGGCAGGTATTCCTGATGGAGTTCTCAATGTTGTCACCGGTTTTGGAGCCACAGCTGGAGCTGCCATTTCTTCTCATATGGATGTGGACAAG GTTAGTTTCACAGGATCTACAGAAGTAGGACGGCTTGTGATGGAGGCAGCAGCAAGAAGCAATCTGAAGTCTGTCTCACTTGAACTGGGTGGGAAGTCGCCAGTTATCATCTGTGATGATGCAGACATAGACATGGCCGTCGAACTCGCTCGGACGGCCATCTTTTACAACAAGGCATGGATG GGAGAAATCTGCGTGGCAGGATCTCGTGTCTACGTgcaagaaggaatctatgatgaaTTCGTAAGAAAGATAGCAGAAAGTTGCAAATCCTGGATCGTTGGAGACCCTTTCAGTCCCCATGTTCATCAAGGACCTCAG GTCGACAGGAAGCAGTTTGAGAAAGTTCTCAGATACATCGATCATGGGAGAAGAGAGGGAGCCACCATACTGACAGGAGGAAAGGCCTGTGGTCAGAAAGGGTTCTACATTGAACCCACAATCTTCACAGATGTCAAG GAGAGTATGCTGATAGCCCAAGATGAAATCTTTGGACCTGTCATGTCCCTCATGAAGTTCAA GACAATCGAGGAGGCGATTGAGAGAGCCAACGATACAAGATATGGACTGGCGGCTGGGATTGTGACAAAGGACATCAACATAGCCAACCGACTCTCGAGATCGATTCGGGCAGGCATCATTTGGATCAACTGCTACTTGGTATTCGATAACGATTGCCCTTTTGGTGGATACAAGATGAGTGGATTCGGAAGGGACAATGGAATGCATGCTTTGGAGAAGTATCTCCAAGTCAAGTCTGTCGTCATTCCCATCTATGGTTCTCCTTGGCGGTAG
- the LOC103986046 gene encoding glucan endo-1,3-beta-glucosidase 8-like: MSHPLLPTTVVQMIKSNGITKVKLFDADSWTVSAFAGTGIELMLAIPNDMLKRISSDYSHAQDWVKENVTKHDYDGGVNIKYVAVGNEPFLRSYNGSFMKTTFPALKNIQKALDEAGVGNRIKATVPLNADVYNSPESNPVPSAGDFRSDIHSLMVDMVRFMHSNGAPFVVNIYPFLSLYQNPDFPIDFAFFDGGGRNLNDRGHQYTNVFDANYDTLVWSLKKAGVSDMKIIVGEVGWPTDGDKNANTENAKRFYDGFLKKMGQNEGTPMRPGHMDVYLFGLIDEDMKSVLPGNFERHWGIFTYDCRPKFPMDLSGKGNDKYLKRATGVQYLPEQWCVLNPDVKQLSALGPNLDYACSLSDCTALGYGSSCNDLDRGGNASYAFNMYFQMQDQDVRACNFEGLAVITTENASRNGCLFPVQIVSAARPAAVATARALLVAGIAAILLL, encoded by the exons ATGTCCCACCCCTTGCTCCCCACCACCGTCGTCCAGATGATCAAGTCCAACGGGATCACGAAGGTCAAGCTGTTCGACGCCGACTCCTGGACGGTCAGTGCCTTCGCCGGGACCGGGATCGAGCTCATGCTCGCCATCCCCAACGATATGCTTAAGCGTATCAGCAGCGACTACAGCCACGCCCAAGATTGGGTGAAGGAGAACGTCACCAAGCACGATTACGACGGAGGAGTCAACATCAA GTATGTTGCCGTAGGCAATGAACCTTTCCTAAGGAGCTACAATGGCTCCTTCATGAAGACCACATTCCCTGCGCTCAAGAACATCCAGAAGGCGCTCGACGAAGCCGGCGTCGGAAACCGAATCAAGGCCACTGTCCCCTTGAATGCCGACGTCTACAACTCCCCGGAAAGCAACCCGGTGCCGTCCGCGGGAGACTTCCGCAGCGACATCCATAGCCTCATGGTCGACATGGTGCGCTTCATGCACTCCAATGGTGCTCCTTTCGTCGTCAACATCTACCCTTTCCTCAGCCTCTACCAGAACCCGGACTTTCCAATCGACTTTGCCTTCTTCGACGGCGGAGGGCGCAACCTGAACGACCGGGGCCACCAGTACACTAACGTGTTCGACGCTAACTACGACACGCTGGTGTGGTCGCTGAAGAAGGCCGGCGTGTCCGACATGAAGATCATAGTCGGGGAGGTCGGCTGGCCGACCGACGGCGACAAGAACGCCAACACCGAAAACGCGAAGAGGTTTTACGACGGATTCTTGAAGAAGATGGGGCAAAACGAGGGGACGCCGATGAGGCCCGGGCACATGGATGTCTACCTGTTCGGCCTGATCGACGAGGACATGAAGAGCGTTCTGCCGGGCAACTTCGAGCGGCACTGGGGGATCTTCACCTACGACTGCAGGCCCAAGTTCCCGATGGACCTCTCCGGCAAGGGGAATGACAAGTACTTGAAGCGCGCGACCGGCGTGCAGTACTTGCCGGAACAATGGTGCGTTCTAAACCCAGACGTGAAGCAGCTGAGCGCGCTGGGGCCCAACTTGGACTACGCCTGCTCCCTGTCCGACTGCACCGCGCTGGGCTACGGCTCCTCCTGCAACGACTTGGACCGCGGCGGCAACGCCTCTTACGCCTTCAACATGTACTTCCAGATGCAGGACCAGGACGTGAGGGCGTGCAACTTCGAGGGCCTTGCGGTCATCACCACCGAGAACGCGTCGCGCAACGGCTGCCTGTTCCCGGTGCAGATCGTCAGCGCCGCCCGTCCGGCTGCCGTCGCCACCGCCCGAGCGCTTCTGGTGGCAGGAATTGCCGCAATTCTGCTTTTGTGA